ACAAGGGTTTTCATTTAGTTCGGActttatttcttttagtattttttCTCGTTTAATGACAAATTTCACTATTAATGTTTacatattttgtatttaattgtatttttaagttttttgtcatcaattttattttttcaattgaTAAAAGTATCATTAAAAAGTTAACAGGATAATGTGTAATTTTATACTTGTAATATTTTTAATGagatgtaatttattacttaTATAATTCGATAAATAATTATgtgtgtaaaataataaaataaataaataattcataaAGTTAAAAAATAACTCTTGGTTTAAAGAAAGTAAACATAATTATCTAAAAAGTTTCAAAATGAATGCACACATTCAATATTTTCAGTTTGATTTATTAATTATCTTTTGAAATTTCTCAATAAAAAATGTATGCATTCACTTTAAAACTTTTTTTAGATAATTACgtctttaaattaagagttatttttaattttatgtatgatttatttattttattatctttcACATGTAATTATCTAATTGGAttatctaagtaataaattatatttattaaaatattccacctcatccaaattaattttttatcggTGTTTTCATCAATtcgcttttcaaaaaaaaaacaaaggttgATGGCAAAAAAAAAGAAGCTTTAAAATACAATTATGACCATTTTAACAAAATATATAAGCATTTTATAATTAAGCGAAAAAAAATTCTATGAAGTTGAGAGAAATCTACTTGTTGCATCGATTCAAGTATTGATATAactccttttttttgtttttaatgttgTAGTACATTTTCAATATCTATAGTTGATTCttttcatgaattttcattttCAGTACACTCATACACAACAAAACCAGTTCTCTAACATATATAGAACATTTTATCTTTCTTAATTCACAAAGAAACAAATATTATTGGAGACAAGGAAATTTACGTAGTGGAGGAATTTTAGATGTAAGAATCGAGGTGTTTCACATGACATGACAATGAAGAAGGCAGACCTCATGAAACAGATCATCGTCAATGGCGTTAGAAAGAAGTTTAAACTGAGTTAAACAGGGGAAGCAGCAGCTACCCAAACCACATGGATGATCATGTGTGATGAGGTCAGTTGCATGTTGTATTGGTGGGCCCAGAACTTCTAGGCTTTCTTGGCAttctatttgttttaataatacgATAAATGCAAAATAATAAATCAGTTTATCTCTTACATTGGCTTAACCAGAAAGATACCGAAACTAATCACATTCAATGTCATGTTTTCTCTCCCACCCATACTATAGCTcttttttaataataaatcaaCTTTGGCAGTTTTAACTATTAAAATATCTCTTAAAACCATTTGGAAATAATTTTATAGTTTCGCATTGCATTGCAAGTACACGTTTTTTGTACCATATATTTGAAAGCTGGTAGTAGTAATTTTTCctgtttcctttttcttttatttatttatttattggtgATGGTCCAACAAAACGTGCCTTATGAAAGCGATGAGCACAAAAATTAGAGGTACCCCATTAACCGATCGTGCTTGGTTGGGACCAGACAATTCACTGCACTTGGTGGTTGAACAAAATTATGGCAGCCCTTGATTGATGTCGACTGGTATGTTTAATTGGGAGAGATGTCATTTCCTTGAGTAAATCCTTGCTTAAAGCAAGTGTGAGTTGATCATGCTATGCAAGTAACTCAAGTAGATGTACAGCAAAGATTAAACGAAATGGAAAAAGGAAcataaagttaaaaataaaaaagggaactGTAACATGGGATGGACAAAAGCGTTGATCCTATAACGACAATAACTACCATAAGCATATTTTAGGAAATCCATGGTACGTAATCTTAAACTTGTAATAACTGGTTACTTCTAAGGGAGAAAACTAGGAAATCAGGGATCACTTGAGGGGATGATCAAATTCTCCCAATTTTTAGCTTTTTATTTTTTCAAGTAGCCACCAAGAATGGCTTCCAATGAAGCAAGCCTTTGTGGCCACACCCATGTTCTTTGCAGCTGCTTGGAATAGGCAACTTCCCTGTCCCAATTTCACCCCCGACATTCCCACTGTTTGCTTCCTTAATATCAGTTTCCCCGTAAAACTCTTCTTCCTCTACCAcagtttcttcttcttcttcttcttggtcTTCCTCTTGACCGTCCTCGTCCTGGTCCTGGTCCTGGTCCTGGAACACTGGGGAAGCATCCTTGTAAAGGGAAAGCCTAAGCCTCCCATCGGTACGCTCTGCATGGAAGTAAGTATAAGAGGGAGGGAAACTAACGGCTTGAAGAACCAAGCGGCCGCCTTCTCGATGAGACTTGACTTGAACACAATTTGAACCGCTAATGGATGTCAAAGGAGGCGGAAAGCTGCTGCTACGACTCATTTTTCGTATCGCCCTTGGTTTGGGTGGAATATTGCAAGCCACAGTTTGAGACCGAGTGTCCATTGAAAACAAGGAAATGTCATCGCTGCAAT
This is a stretch of genomic DNA from Gossypium arboreum isolate Shixiya-1 chromosome 11, ASM2569848v2, whole genome shotgun sequence. It encodes these proteins:
- the LOC108473087 gene encoding protein FANTASTIC FOUR 1-like gives rise to the protein MSSSMYQGLQSCLEVVESRVLRLKLAPPKSNFPASIVTTNPKPTVYNEEKNSTITNTNDMGGWSCIQSLSNAKASTENDKVYVHPLVKRSASRLSEKSLEMCTERLGSETGSEVSDCSDDISLFSMDTRSQTVACNIPPKPRAIRKMSRSSSFPPPLTSISGSNCVQVKSHREGGRLVLQAVSFPPSYTYFHAERTDGRLRLSLYKDASPVFQDQDQDQDEDGQEEDQEEEEEETVVEEEEFYGETDIKEANSGNVGGEIGTGKLPIPSSCKEHGCGHKGLLHWKPFLVAT